GTGAATTTGGCTGACTACCGGATTACGCACCACGATATCGCACGATCGAGAACTGCGTCCTAAAGTATAGCGATCGCCCAACAACGGGTAAACTTCTGTATTGTTCGTATCGCTATCCTCCACTCGCAATTCTGGCACTCTCGTATTAGGTTTGAGTACCAGTTGAGAAAAGTTAACTTTTGCTTGAACTGTTTGAACTACTTGGGTGACAATTGCCCCAAAATTAGTTTTTGGTGGACGTTGGCGCTGCGGAGAAGTCATAGTTCAATTTTAGATTTCCGATTTTCGATTTTCGATTGGCAATTGGAAAGGATGAAGGATGAAGTGTGAAGGATGAAGTCAAGAGTTTTCCCTGCCTCATCGCATCCCCTCCATCTCACCACCGCCCCATCTTCCCATTTCCACATCTCCCACTCACCCACTTACCTCTTACTCATCCTACTAAGAACCACTTTTAGATTGCTCGTTTTTCCGGAAAGCAGAAATGAATAGGCAAGCAATACCTAAATTAATAGATACATCTGCCAGATTAAACACGGGAAAATTAATTAACCGAAAATCGAGAAAATCGATTACGTAGTTCAATAAAAAGCGATCGATCCCATTTCCGATCGCGCCACCCAAAATAAAGCCGTAGCCTAGTTGCTCCCAGCGTGACAGATCGGGCCCGAACAAGGCAAGGGCAATCAACCCTAAACTAACTATCAAAGATAGCCAGCGCAACCACCCACCCCCTTGACTGAATAAACTAAATGCCGCACCGGGATTTCTCACATAAGTTAAATGAAATACACCCTTCCATAATGGCCATGTTTCATGCAGCCGGAAATTCTGCACTACCAAGTATTTACTCAATTGATCTAAAACTAAACAGATCGGGGCAACAATCCAAAATAATCGATTTTTTGTCATTGGTCATTAGTCATTAGTCATTGGTCATTAGTCATCGGTCATTAGTCATCAGTCATCGGTCATCGCTCATAGTTATTCAGCTAATAATTACTCATCAAAAATGTTTTTTGATAAATTACTAG
The window above is part of the Leptolyngbyaceae cyanobacterium genome. Proteins encoded here:
- the lspA gene encoding signal peptidase II, which encodes MTKNRLFWIVAPICLVLDQLSKYLVVQNFRLHETWPLWKGVFHLTYVRNPGAAFSLFSQGGGWLRWLSLIVSLGLIALALFGPDLSRWEQLGYGFILGGAIGNGIDRFLLNYVIDFLDFRLINFPVFNLADVSINLGIACLFISAFRKNEQSKSGS